A portion of the Sulfurospirillum diekertiae genome contains these proteins:
- a CDS encoding ATP-binding protein, with protein MLNITSVDNFIQQVLLVLLQNAKEALLMTNDRIDNKIQIHVSLDGELVNVDIADWGEGISKAIEEKLFDNIKSSKKTLGSGIGLYFARKLAREKLKGDLVLVQSSMPTIFRFSFKNYLSPKEQNDASANA; from the coding sequence ATGTTAAACATTACTTCTGTAGATAACTTCATTCAACAAGTATTACTGGTTCTGCTTCAAAATGCAAAAGAAGCATTACTGATGACGAATGACAGAATAGATAATAAAATACAAATCCATGTTTCTCTTGATGGTGAATTAGTCAACGTTGATATTGCAGATTGGGGAGAGGGAATTAGTAAAGCGATTGAAGAAAAACTTTTTGACAATATTAAAAGTTCTAAAAAAACTTTAGGCAGTGGTATTGGGCTTTATTTTGCAAGAAAATTAGCCAGAGAAAAACTCAAAGGTGATCTTGTATTGGTGCAATCTTCAATGCCAACAATATTTAGATTTTCTTTTAAAAATTATTTATCTCCAAAGGAGCAAAACGATGCATCTGCAAACGCTTAA
- a CDS encoding response regulator transcription factor — protein sequence MHLQTLNLLNDICVLIVEDDEIARTTIKQDIKPYCKACYEAADGLSGLQSFKEHHIDVIITDIHMPGINGLDMIKEILKLKSEQLFIVMTSYDNDKNLIESMKEGACSFLRKPLDIEELQTALIMSLGRIKYTTKILSESVYIDYQKEIIYIDNQPVFLSHTSNKIFWLLSYNIGRLVSYNMIEDYIYDGESVNKNILHNAILRIKKQLHSIDIENIPSEGYILKVKTL from the coding sequence ATGCATCTGCAAACGCTTAATTTACTTAATGATATCTGTGTACTTATAGTCGAAGATGATGAGATTGCAAGAACGACGATTAAACAAGATATTAAGCCCTATTGCAAAGCTTGCTATGAAGCGGCAGATGGACTAAGTGGATTGCAAAGTTTTAAAGAACATCATATTGATGTTATTATCACGGATATTCATATGCCTGGTATTAATGGACTGGATATGATTAAAGAGATATTAAAACTCAAATCCGAACAATTGTTTATCGTTATGACTTCTTATGATAATGATAAAAACTTGATTGAGAGTATGAAAGAGGGAGCGTGTAGTTTTTTGCGTAAGCCTTTAGATATAGAAGAGTTACAAACAGCTCTTATAATGAGTTTAGGAAGAATCAAATATACGACAAAAATTCTTAGTGAAAGTGTTTATATTGATTACCAAAAAGAGATTATATATATAGATAATCAACCTGTTTTTCTCTCACATACAAGCAATAAAATATTTTGGTTATTGTCTTACAATATAGGTCGTTTGGTTTCTTATAATATGATAGAAGATTACATTTACGATGGCGAATCTGTTAATAAAAATATCTTACACAATGCTATCCTGAGAATTAAAAAACAACTTCACTCTATTGATATTGAAAACATCCCAAGTGAAGGATATATTTTAAAAGTTAAAACATTGTAA
- a CDS encoding cytochrome c3 family protein, which produces MSPTTTAKEATPVIEVSKELRDQYPIKSHHAKLSIDCIHCHDDQGRVPAKFEYIGDKGCLSCHGSKEKMAKRTGFMDMFHTNPHNSYHDGPTLSCDECHKEHEPSQNRCMECHEKEVPNWMKKVMP; this is translated from the coding sequence ATGTCACCTACTACTACAGCCAAAGAGGCTACACCTGTGATAGAAGTAAGCAAGGAATTAAGAGACCAATACCCAATCAAATCGCACCATGCGAAGTTATCCATAGATTGTATTCACTGTCATGATGACCAAGGACGTGTTCCTGCTAAATTTGAATACATTGGGGATAAAGGGTGTCTTAGCTGTCATGGAAGTAAAGAAAAAATGGCCAAACGAACAGGATTTATGGATATGTTCCATACCAATCCTCATAATTCCTATCATGATGGCCCAACATTATCATGTGATGAGTGTCATAAAGAACATGAACCTTCACAAAATAGATGTATGGAGTGTCACGAAAAAGAGGTTCCTAATTGGATGAAGAAGGTAATGCCATGA
- a CDS encoding cytochrome c3 family protein has translation MDEEGNAMIKNIFTSIKKKIPLLLVVGIVVGFIVSYTSYEAISRTGTPQFCVVCHEMAPMRASYDNDVHGGNGKTGIRVNCVDCHLPHNNLVNYVFTKAKNGMSEVGTHFFGNPDAIDWQQKREERAKFVYDDGCIKCHSNYATNEKISPKARQMHEHYNGLLGTNKELGCASCHAEIGHNGLNNMLNIYKPEHALYEKGSAKEKIKINEKLYGKGSSN, from the coding sequence TTGGATGAAGAAGGTAATGCCATGATAAAAAATATTTTTACGTCTATTAAAAAGAAAATTCCACTTCTTTTAGTTGTAGGAATTGTTGTAGGCTTTATCGTTTCTTATACATCCTATGAAGCAATATCAAGAACAGGAACGCCTCAGTTTTGTGTTGTTTGTCATGAAATGGCGCCGATGAGAGCATCATATGATAACGATGTTCATGGTGGCAACGGTAAAACAGGCATAAGAGTCAATTGTGTTGATTGCCATCTTCCTCATAATAATCTTGTCAATTATGTTTTTACAAAAGCAAAAAATGGAATGTCTGAAGTAGGTACTCATTTTTTTGGAAATCCAGATGCTATAGACTGGCAACAAAAGAGAGAAGAGCGAGCTAAATTTGTTTATGATGATGGATGTATTAAGTGTCATAGCAATTATGCAACAAATGAAAAAATAAGTCCAAAAGCTCGACAAATGCATGAGCATTATAATGGACTTCTTGGTACAAATAAAGAATTGGGTTGTGCAAGTTGTCATGCAGAGATAGGACATAACGGACTTAATAATATGTTAAATATTTATAAGCCAGAACACGCTCTTTATGAAAAAGGCTCTGCAAAAGAAAAAATTAAAATAAATGAAAAATTATACGGAAAAGGAAGTTCTAATTAA
- a CDS encoding FAD-dependent oxidoreductase, with the protein MTNQSRRNFFKTSAIGTGVVALGATGIGSSLSAAEKGPDLDKAAAQPFITERGIAPSKNPAYPNTLPKVDASQVKETVEADIIVIGAGFAGMCAAISAVEVGAKVIVLEKYKRPGARGGHITAFGSDFQDKHGITKDIHPRQIAKELERWGQGRVDEDLLRLFIEKSGACMDWLDNTLKTKGFQNGQWFEGCKDPFYYEHPVTHMFRDKNGVPGNAPVVDALVEIAKEKGVDVVFEARALKLVKDGNKVTAVIAKTKKGYVQYAAKKAVIIASGDYASNHDMVSYYSQTSSLADAQIYFPSKSNTGDGHMIAMDIGGAMQRDANHAAVIHLEAGAKSYNFLHVNAYGKRFKNEDINTQSMSCGKLYQKDGIAWSVYDANGLSYAEEMMKKKIGGGLFFGQQDKIVGVKEWSMDDEKHMLEKHISEGKVVVANTLEELADKMGVPRAEFVKTVKRYNEIVKVKNDTDFGKRSECLYPVEKAPFYAGKLLATLLTMCGGLSTDDRMLVLDKDDKAFDNLYVAGAAQGNFFAGDYPTICPGIGHGRCMTFGRLTGLVAAGKSVNDVKTKMTL; encoded by the coding sequence ATGACAAATCAATCAAGACGAAATTTTTTTAAGACCAGTGCAATTGGTACAGGAGTTGTGGCATTAGGTGCAACAGGAATTGGTTCAAGTTTGAGTGCTGCAGAAAAAGGTCCAGATTTAGATAAAGCAGCTGCGCAACCTTTTATCACTGAAAGAGGAATTGCTCCTTCAAAAAATCCTGCATATCCAAATACTTTACCAAAAGTTGATGCAAGCCAAGTTAAAGAGACTGTTGAAGCTGATATTATCGTCATTGGAGCTGGTTTTGCAGGTATGTGTGCAGCTATTTCTGCTGTAGAAGTTGGTGCAAAAGTAATTGTGTTGGAAAAATATAAAAGACCAGGTGCCCGTGGTGGCCATATTACTGCATTTGGTTCAGATTTTCAAGATAAACACGGAATCACTAAAGATATTCATCCAAGACAAATCGCGAAAGAACTTGAACGATGGGGACAAGGACGTGTTGATGAAGACTTACTAAGACTCTTTATTGAAAAAAGTGGCGCATGTATGGATTGGCTCGATAACACATTGAAAACAAAAGGCTTTCAAAATGGTCAATGGTTTGAAGGTTGTAAAGATCCATTCTATTATGAACACCCAGTAACACATATGTTTAGAGATAAAAATGGCGTACCTGGTAACGCACCTGTGGTTGATGCTCTTGTTGAAATTGCAAAAGAGAAAGGCGTAGATGTAGTTTTTGAAGCGAGAGCACTTAAACTTGTTAAAGATGGTAATAAAGTTACAGCAGTTATTGCTAAAACCAAAAAAGGTTATGTTCAATATGCAGCTAAAAAAGCTGTTATTATAGCATCAGGCGATTATGCTTCAAATCATGATATGGTTTCTTACTACTCTCAAACATCATCACTTGCAGATGCTCAAATTTATTTTCCAAGTAAATCCAATACCGGTGATGGTCATATGATTGCTATGGATATTGGTGGTGCTATGCAAAGAGATGCAAACCATGCTGCAGTTATTCACTTAGAAGCAGGTGCAAAAAGTTATAACTTTTTACATGTAAACGCATATGGTAAACGTTTTAAAAATGAAGATATCAATACACAATCAATGAGTTGTGGTAAATTGTATCAAAAAGATGGCATTGCTTGGTCTGTTTATGATGCAAACGGTCTTAGCTATGCAGAAGAGATGATGAAGAAAAAAATTGGTGGTGGTTTATTCTTTGGCCAACAAGATAAAATTGTAGGCGTTAAAGAATGGAGCATGGACGATGAAAAACATATGCTTGAAAAACATATTTCTGAGGGAAAAGTTGTTGTTGCTAACACTCTCGAAGAACTTGCAGATAAAATGGGTGTTCCAAGAGCAGAATTTGTTAAAACTGTTAAAAGATACAATGAAATTGTCAAGGTTAAGAATGATACAGATTTTGGTAAAAGATCTGAATGTCTTTATCCTGTTGAAAAGGCACCTTTTTATGCTGGTAAGCTTTTGGCAACATTACTTACAATGTGTGGCGGTCTTAGTACGGATGATAGAATGCTTGTTCTTGATAAAGATGATAAAGCATTTGATAACCTCTATGTTGCTGGTGCTGCACAAGGTAACTTCTTTGCAGGCGATTACCCAACAATCTGTCCAGGTATTGGTCATGGACGTTGTATGACATTCGGACGCCTTACTGGTCTAGTTGCTGCAGGTAAGAGTGTTAATGATGTTAAAACAAAAATGACACTATAA
- the ribA gene encoding GTP cyclohydrolase II, with protein sequence MNIKISNIANLPSKFGNLKIQSFQEGIKEHLVIFKEPLGQIPLVRIHSECLTGDALGSLKCDCGEQLEFALQNISSLGGMIIYLRQEGRNIGLFNKVNAYALQDQGFDTIEANHQLGFKSDERSYEVVETILEHFKIDKIRLLTNNPKKMSCLKNIMIIERWPIIIPSNNHNVDYLKTKKEMMGHLL encoded by the coding sequence ATGAACATTAAAATCTCAAATATTGCTAATCTTCCATCCAAATTTGGAAATTTAAAAATCCAATCTTTTCAAGAAGGTATTAAAGAGCATTTAGTGATTTTCAAAGAACCTCTTGGGCAGATTCCATTGGTTAGAATTCATAGTGAATGTTTAACAGGGGATGCACTTGGCTCTTTAAAATGCGATTGTGGTGAACAGCTTGAGTTTGCATTGCAGAATATCTCATCACTTGGTGGAATGATCATTTACTTACGTCAAGAAGGACGCAATATTGGTTTGTTTAATAAAGTAAATGCCTATGCGCTACAAGATCAAGGGTTCGATACTATTGAAGCAAATCATCAGTTGGGTTTTAAAAGTGATGAACGTAGTTATGAAGTGGTAGAAACTATTTTAGAGCATTTTAAAATTGATAAAATTCGTTTGCTTACGAATAACCCTAAAAAAATGAGTTGTTTAAAAAACATTATGATTATTGAAAGATGGCCAATTATTATACCTTCAAATAATCATAACGTTGATTATTTGAAAACTAAAAAAGAAATGATGGGTCATTTACTTTAA